A genomic region of Ignavibacteria bacterium contains the following coding sequences:
- a CDS encoding cytochrome C, with amino-acid sequence MKKLVAISLVLNKILLAQISPGELSSFHAKFDGLSNCTKCHTIGEGLDNGKCLDCHKEIKTRVEKNSGYHSSKEVKGKQCWTCHSEHNGRNFQIIQFNKSKFDHRLTGYELTGKHKSIDCSECHNQKFIKDPSLKKKLKSFLGLVNTCISCHQDIHQQTAGRNCEKCHNTFSFSSNIQFDHSKTSFQLIGAHKKVNCIDCHKKSVTENSTILKFVSKTKVECIDCHTDVHENKFGNNCLKCHNYNSFKNVPKQGFDHSKTGFPLNGKHQFVQCNECHKNKLTDPVKHNKCLDCHQDYHKGQFAIKNTPRDCEDCHSENGFTPSNFTLEQHQRTKFVLTGSHLAIECRSCHYKNDEWKFKFNSFQCIGCHNNVHNQEISPRFAGQNNCENCHNTGLWSIIKFDHNQTKFTLSGKHAQTNCRSCHIKEFQNKKIHLFKSLKSDCLDCHKDFHNKQYASGECVNCHTFDNWKPGLFNHNETAFKLTGAHERVECIKCHPKVEMDNGDNFILFKIRRVRCSDCHLS; translated from the coding sequence ATGAAAAAGTTAGTCGCAATTAGTTTAGTGTTAAACAAAATACTTCTTGCTCAAATTTCTCCAGGTGAATTGAGCAGCTTTCATGCTAAGTTTGATGGATTGAGCAACTGCACGAAATGTCATACCATTGGTGAAGGTTTAGATAACGGAAAATGTTTAGATTGCCATAAAGAAATTAAAACGCGGGTAGAGAAAAATTCTGGTTACCATTCGTCAAAAGAAGTTAAAGGCAAACAATGCTGGACCTGCCATTCAGAACATAACGGCAGAAATTTTCAAATCATTCAATTCAATAAGTCTAAGTTTGATCATCGACTAACTGGATATGAATTAACAGGGAAACATAAATCAATTGATTGTTCTGAATGTCACAATCAAAAATTTATAAAAGATCCATCTTTAAAGAAGAAATTAAAATCTTTCTTAGGATTAGTTAACACCTGTATTTCCTGTCATCAAGATATTCATCAACAAACTGCCGGGAGAAATTGCGAAAAATGTCATAATACATTCTCCTTCTCATCAAATATTCAGTTCGACCATTCAAAAACCTCATTCCAGTTAATAGGCGCTCATAAAAAGGTTAATTGTATAGACTGTCATAAAAAAAGTGTGACTGAAAATTCAACTATTCTAAAGTTTGTTTCGAAAACTAAAGTTGAATGTATTGATTGCCATACAGATGTTCATGAAAACAAATTTGGGAATAATTGTTTGAAATGCCATAATTACAACTCTTTCAAAAATGTTCCAAAGCAAGGATTTGATCACTCAAAAACTGGTTTCCCCTTAAACGGTAAGCATCAATTTGTACAATGTAATGAATGCCATAAAAATAAATTAACAGATCCAGTTAAACATAATAAATGTCTTGATTGTCATCAGGATTATCATAAAGGACAATTCGCAATTAAAAATACTCCCAGAGATTGCGAAGATTGTCATTCAGAAAATGGATTTACGCCATCAAATTTTACTTTAGAACAACATCAGAGAACAAAGTTTGTATTAACTGGGTCACATCTTGCAATTGAATGTCGAAGCTGTCATTATAAAAATGATGAGTGGAAATTCAAATTCAATTCATTCCAATGTATCGGATGCCATAACAATGTTCATAATCAAGAAATATCTCCTCGATTTGCTGGGCAGAATAATTGCGAAAATTGTCACAATACTGGTTTATGGTCTATTATAAAGTTTGATCATAATCAAACTAAGTTTACACTTTCAGGAAAGCATGCTCAAACAAATTGCAGAAGTTGTCACATAAAAGAATTTCAAAATAAAAAAATTCATCTATTTAAATCCTTAAAGTCAGATTGTTTGGATTGCCATAAAGACTTTCATAATAAACAATATGCATCTGGAGAGTGTGTAAATTGTCATACGTTCGATAATTGGAAACCAGGATTATTTAACCATAATGAAACTGCTTTTAAACTTACTGGGGCACACGAAAGGGTAGAATGCATCAAATGTCATCCAAAGGTCGAGATGGATAATGGTGACAATTTCATTTTATTCAAAATAAGGAGGGTAAGATGTTCAGATTGTCACTTATCTTAA
- a CDS encoding NAD(P)-binding domain-containing protein has product MTEENLLEGLFYLFTFLIVGVVLLIYLIKVRRSNKNVLSKIQKAKELGTFEPVSLHPVINYDICIGTGACVEACPEKDILGLINGKGVTINASRCVGHGACFHACPVEAISLVMGTEKRGVELPHISPEFETNIPMIFIAGELGGMGLIKNAVEQGKQAIDNISKKLSNHSNADYDVIIVGAGPAGISATLAAKSYGLKYLTLEQDTVGGTVYSFPRQKIIMTSPMNLPLYGKIKLTETTKDELLRLWNNIFQKYSIKINENEKVVDIKKEDNVFKVYTNNKIYTSASVLLAIGRRGSPRKLNVPGEEKQKVFYKLLDPELIKNKNVLVVGGGDSAIESALILADEGNNVTLSYRSEKFSRLKEKNFQAIHDAIAKQKIRVIFNSQVKEIFDDFVELKINDSEFLKIPNDLVYVFIGGELPNQFLEKIGIKITKKFGEVILSHKNEKVSRN; this is encoded by the coding sequence ATGACAGAAGAGAATTTGCTTGAAGGATTGTTTTACTTATTCACTTTTTTGATAGTTGGAGTGGTTCTTCTAATTTATTTGATCAAAGTCAGGCGCTCAAACAAAAATGTCTTATCTAAAATTCAAAAGGCAAAAGAACTTGGAACTTTTGAACCTGTATCTCTTCATCCAGTCATAAATTATGACATCTGTATTGGAACAGGAGCCTGTGTTGAAGCTTGCCCAGAAAAAGATATACTTGGATTAATAAATGGTAAAGGAGTAACGATAAATGCATCGAGATGCGTCGGACACGGTGCCTGTTTTCATGCTTGCCCAGTTGAAGCTATATCTCTTGTTATGGGAACAGAAAAAAGAGGGGTTGAACTGCCTCATATATCACCAGAATTTGAAACAAACATTCCAATGATTTTCATCGCAGGAGAACTGGGCGGAATGGGATTAATAAAAAATGCTGTCGAACAAGGGAAACAGGCAATTGATAACATTTCAAAAAAATTAAGTAATCATTCAAATGCAGATTACGATGTTATTATAGTTGGTGCAGGTCCAGCAGGAATTTCGGCAACGCTTGCTGCTAAAAGTTACGGTTTAAAATATCTAACACTCGAACAGGATACTGTTGGGGGCACTGTCTATAGCTTCCCACGACAAAAAATAATTATGACCTCTCCAATGAATTTACCCCTTTATGGAAAAATAAAACTGACCGAAACAACTAAAGATGAATTATTAAGACTCTGGAATAATATATTTCAAAAGTACTCAATAAAGATAAACGAAAATGAAAAAGTTGTAGATATAAAAAAGGAGGATAATGTTTTTAAAGTCTATACAAATAATAAAATTTATACTTCTGCATCAGTTCTACTGGCAATTGGGAGAAGAGGCAGTCCAAGAAAACTAAATGTTCCCGGTGAAGAAAAACAAAAAGTTTTCTATAAACTTCTTGACCCTGAATTAATTAAAAATAAAAATGTCCTGGTAGTAGGAGGTGGGGATTCAGCAATTGAATCAGCTTTAATTCTCGCCGATGAAGGTAACAATGTAACCCTATCCTATCGTAGTGAAAAATTTTCAAGACTAAAAGAAAAAAACTTTCAGGCAATTCACGATGCAATCGCAAAACAGAAGATTAGAGTGATTTTTAATTCGCAGGTTAAAGAAATTTTTGATGATTTTGTTGAGTTGAAAATTAATGATTCAGAATTTTTAAAAATTCCGAATGATTTAGTGTATGTATTTATAGGTGGTGAACTGCCCAACCAATTTCTAGAGAAAATTGGAATTAAAATAACCAAAAAATTTGGTGAAGTAATTCTATCACACAAAAATGAAAAAGTTAGTCGCAATTAG
- a CDS encoding tetratricopeptide repeat protein, translated as MKVSIKYFYLMVILISVLFVVYIVRENDQIQKPISNSGMRMENPHKNMPDDSIHRNIFQNAPPSRENVSETFRNKLHELEMKYKRNPNNLESATELADFYLAAHDNSKAIEIYEKFRDKLSIESLFNLTVAYYNLKNYKKAEEITKLILKKKPDEYRAIFNLGSINASMGEKEQAKKYWNDVINRFPQTEEAKKAKELLAILK; from the coding sequence ATGAAAGTAAGTATAAAATATTTTTACTTAATGGTAATTTTAATTTCTGTTTTATTTGTTGTCTATATAGTTAGAGAAAACGACCAAATTCAGAAACCGATATCAAATTCGGGAATGAGGATGGAAAATCCTCATAAAAATATGCCAGACGATTCAATTCATAGAAATATATTTCAAAATGCACCACCCTCTCGCGAAAATGTATCTGAAACATTTCGCAATAAACTTCACGAACTTGAAATGAAGTATAAGAGAAATCCAAATAATCTTGAAAGTGCAACGGAACTTGCCGATTTTTATTTAGCCGCTCACGATAACAGCAAAGCAATTGAAATTTATGAAAAATTTCGAGACAAGTTATCGATCGAATCCTTATTTAATCTGACAGTCGCTTATTATAATTTGAAAAATTATAAGAAAGCTGAAGAAATAACAAAACTTATTCTTAAAAAGAAACCTGATGAATATCGTGCAATTTTTAATCTTGGTTCAATTAATGCCTCAATGGGAGAAAAAGAACAAGCAAAAAAATACTGGAATGATGTAATCAACCGCTTCCCTCAAACTGAGGAGGCAAAAAAAGCAAAAGAATTATTAGCAATATTAAAATGA
- a CDS encoding phosphatase PAP2 family protein gives MKNFKVYLSFLVVNFLFYSSSATAQGKFQTSIEKESILIGSGSVLLLSSILLEKNLSITPQEILLLKKDDINFIDRSAVNYYSKNLSLASDVLLITSVLLPTSFLVMNEAKNDLIEIGIMYLETLTLTYGITNLTKNIFQRFRPYAYNNSIEISEKLDSDTKKSFFSGHTSTSFASAVFFSSVFSELSSDEEAKTLVWIGSLSLASATGLLRYFSGKHFPTDILAGAVVGSLIGYTIPKLHKVSNSQDIKYTVNQNSFSIIINFDSKFLK, from the coding sequence ATGAAAAACTTCAAAGTTTATTTAAGTTTTTTGGTTGTAAATTTTCTTTTCTATTCAAGTTCTGCTACAGCTCAAGGGAAATTTCAAACATCAATCGAAAAAGAAAGCATACTAATTGGCAGTGGTAGTGTTTTACTACTCAGCTCCATTTTACTTGAAAAAAATTTGTCAATTACTCCACAAGAAATTTTATTGTTGAAAAAAGATGATATCAACTTCATTGATCGTTCTGCTGTTAATTACTACTCAAAAAATCTAAGCCTCGCAAGCGATGTTTTACTGATTACATCAGTTTTGTTACCCACGAGTTTTTTAGTGATGAATGAAGCCAAAAATGACTTAATTGAAATTGGAATAATGTATCTTGAAACACTCACTCTCACCTACGGAATAACTAATCTTACCAAAAATATTTTTCAAAGATTTAGACCCTATGCTTATAATAACTCAATTGAAATTTCAGAAAAACTTGATTCCGATACAAAAAAATCATTCTTCTCCGGTCATACATCAACATCTTTTGCTTCTGCTGTTTTCTTTTCTTCGGTTTTCTCAGAGCTCAGTTCAGACGAGGAAGCGAAAACACTTGTCTGGATTGGATCATTATCACTCGCTTCAGCAACTGGTTTGTTAAGATATTTCTCCGGCAAACACTTTCCCACTGATATTCTTGCTGGTGCTGTTGTTGGAAGTCTTATTGGTTACACTATTCCCAAACTTCACAAAGTATCAAATAGTCAAGATATTAAATACACGGTTAATCAAAATTCTTTCTCAATAATTATTAATTTTGATTCGAAATTTTTGAAGTAA
- a CDS encoding enoyl-CoA hydratase/isomerase family protein → MSVNEIVTSEIQNKICTISFFNPKGNSLTTSHLLRLTKEFNDVSYNENINVIVLKSEGNGAFCGGASIDELMRFDRFEKAKEFFFAFGKLLLTMIRCTKPIIARVHGKIVGGGIGLVSACDYAIAKRDASLRLSELTIGIGPFVISPFLIKKIGISAFTHLSLDTQWRDAEWGKMFGLYSKVVQTTEELDNEVNKLTADLSMFSLKSLAKLKEIFWEKTDNWDQLIDERAEISARLILSEIASGRLQKIMGKNES, encoded by the coding sequence ATGTCTGTAAATGAAATAGTCACGAGCGAAATTCAAAATAAGATTTGTACAATTAGCTTTTTTAATCCCAAAGGGAATTCTCTCACAACTTCACATTTACTCAGGTTAACAAAGGAATTTAATGATGTGAGTTACAATGAGAATATAAATGTTATAGTTCTCAAAAGTGAAGGTAATGGTGCATTTTGTGGCGGTGCTTCAATAGATGAATTGATGCGTTTTGATAGATTTGAAAAAGCTAAAGAGTTCTTTTTCGCATTTGGCAAATTATTACTTACAATGATTAGATGTACAAAACCAATCATTGCAAGAGTTCATGGGAAAATTGTGGGTGGTGGAATTGGTTTAGTGAGTGCTTGTGATTACGCAATTGCTAAAAGAGATGCTTCATTAAGATTAAGTGAACTCACGATTGGAATTGGACCTTTTGTAATAAGTCCATTTTTAATAAAGAAAATTGGTATAAGCGCTTTCACGCATTTAAGTTTAGATACTCAATGGCGAGATGCTGAGTGGGGTAAAATGTTCGGTTTATATTCAAAGGTAGTCCAGACTACCGAAGAGCTTGATAACGAAGTAAATAAATTAACAGCAGATCTTTCAATGTTCAGTTTAAAATCATTAGCTAAATTAAAAGAAATATTCTGGGAAAAAACTGATAATTGGGATCAACTCATTGATGAACGTGCTGAAATTAGTGCACGCTTAATCTTATCTGAAATTGCCAGCGGTAGGTTGCAAAAAATAATGGGGAAAAATGAGAGTTAA
- a CDS encoding succinate dehydrogenase/fumarate reductase iron-sulfur subunit yields MSSGKLNLTLKVWRQAGPDAKGEFVTYYAKNISPDASFLEMLDIVNEELEAKGEEPIAYEHDCREGICGTCGMVINGRPHGPLQGITTCQLHMRHFKDGDVIYIEPFRAKAFPVIKDLIVDRSAFDKIIQAGGFISVNTGSAPEANTIPVKKENAELAMDAAACIGCGACVAACPNASAMLFVSAKVSHLALLPQGLPEREIRVQKMVAKMDELGFGNCSNVGACEAECPKEIKITNIARLNREFYRARFLSNVED; encoded by the coding sequence ATGAGCAGCGGAAAATTAAATTTGACCTTGAAAGTCTGGCGACAGGCTGGACCTGATGCAAAAGGTGAATTTGTCACTTATTATGCGAAAAACATTTCGCCCGATGCATCATTCCTTGAAATGTTAGATATTGTTAATGAAGAACTCGAAGCAAAAGGAGAAGAACCAATTGCTTATGAACACGACTGCCGTGAAGGAATTTGTGGAACTTGTGGAATGGTGATTAACGGAAGACCACATGGACCACTTCAGGGAATTACTACCTGCCAGCTTCATATGCGGCATTTCAAAGACGGCGATGTAATTTATATCGAACCATTTAGAGCAAAAGCTTTTCCAGTTATCAAAGATTTAATTGTTGACAGATCAGCTTTCGATAAAATTATTCAAGCTGGCGGATTTATTTCAGTTAATACTGGAAGCGCACCTGAAGCAAATACTATCCCGGTCAAAAAAGAAAATGCTGAGCTTGCAATGGACGCGGCAGCCTGTATTGGATGCGGTGCCTGTGTTGCTGCCTGTCCAAATGCGTCAGCTATGCTTTTTGTAAGTGCAAAAGTTTCTCATCTTGCTCTTCTGCCGCAAGGACTCCCTGAGAGAGAAATTCGAGTTCAAAAAATGGTCGCAAAGATGGATGAACTCGGATTTGGAAATTGTTCAAATGTCGGTGCCTGCGAAGCTGAATGTCCAAAAGAAATTAAAATTACAAACATTGCCAGATTAAATAGAGAATTTTATCGAGCAAGATTTCTCTCAAATGTAGAAGATTAA
- a CDS encoding fumarate reductase/succinate dehydrogenase flavoprotein subunit produces MALESKIPSGPIQEKWTNHKFNLKLVSPANKRKYEIIVVGTGLAGASAAASLAELGYNVTVLTFHDSPRRAHSIAAQGGINAAKNYPNDNDSIYRLFYDTLKGGDYRAREANVYRLAEVSNNIIDQCVAQGVPFAREYGGLLDNRSFGGAQLSRTFYARGQTGQQLLLGAYSALSRQVGLGRIKLYTRREMLGLVVIDGLARGVVARNLVTGEMERFAGHAVVLATGGYSRVFYLSTNAMNCNATAIWRAHKKGAFFGNPCFTQIHPTSLPLHHEQQSKLTLMSESLRNDGRVWVPKKKGDKRPPNQIPEDERDYYLERMYPSYGNLTPRDIASRAAKRMCDEGYGVGETGQAVYLDFSDAIKRLGKKVIEERYGNLFQMYEMITGDNPYEVPMKIYPAPHYTMGGLWVDYNLMSTIPGLYVIGEANFSDHGANRLGASALMQGLADGYFILPYTIGDYLASQKFIPVKTDHEEFEKEEKAQRDLIKRLISINGKRTVDDIHRELGKIMWDYVGMSRNEQGLKKAIQMIRDLREEFWRNVKVPGNDMDLNQTLERAGRVADFLELGELMAIDALHRNESCGGHFREEYQTEDGEAKRDDENFAYVAAWEFKDVGNWELHKEPLVFEYVKPSTRSYK; encoded by the coding sequence ATGGCATTAGAATCTAAAATTCCTTCTGGTCCAATTCAGGAAAAATGGACTAATCACAAATTTAATCTCAAACTTGTCAGTCCCGCCAACAAAAGAAAATATGAAATAATTGTAGTTGGAACTGGATTAGCTGGTGCCTCAGCTGCTGCGTCATTGGCTGAACTAGGTTATAATGTAACTGTTTTGACTTTTCATGATTCACCACGAAGAGCTCATAGTATTGCAGCTCAAGGTGGAATTAACGCTGCGAAAAATTATCCGAATGACAATGACAGTATTTACAGATTATTTTATGATACTTTGAAAGGCGGAGATTACCGAGCACGGGAAGCAAATGTCTATAGGCTTGCTGAAGTTAGTAACAATATCATAGATCAATGCGTTGCTCAGGGTGTTCCTTTTGCAAGAGAATATGGCGGATTACTTGACAATCGTTCATTCGGTGGTGCACAATTATCAAGAACTTTCTATGCAAGAGGTCAAACCGGTCAGCAGCTGCTTCTCGGTGCTTACAGCGCTTTGAGTCGGCAGGTTGGTCTTGGAAGAATAAAACTTTACACTCGTCGAGAGATGCTCGGATTAGTCGTAATAGATGGACTTGCTCGCGGAGTTGTTGCAAGAAATTTAGTTACTGGTGAAATGGAAAGATTTGCAGGTCATGCTGTTGTTCTGGCAACTGGTGGTTATTCAAGAGTGTTTTATCTTTCTACCAATGCAATGAATTGTAATGCAACTGCAATCTGGCGTGCTCATAAAAAAGGTGCATTCTTTGGAAATCCTTGTTTCACTCAAATTCACCCAACAAGTCTCCCGCTCCATCACGAACAGCAATCCAAATTGACTTTAATGAGCGAAAGTTTAAGAAATGACGGACGCGTTTGGGTTCCAAAGAAAAAAGGAGATAAACGACCGCCTAATCAAATTCCAGAAGATGAGAGAGATTATTATCTGGAAAGAATGTATCCTTCGTATGGTAATTTAACTCCGAGAGATATCGCATCACGAGCAGCAAAAAGAATGTGCGATGAAGGTTATGGCGTTGGTGAAACTGGTCAAGCAGTTTATTTAGATTTTTCAGATGCAATTAAGAGACTTGGCAAGAAAGTAATTGAAGAACGATATGGCAATCTTTTCCAGATGTACGAAATGATAACTGGAGATAATCCCTATGAAGTACCAATGAAAATTTATCCTGCACCACATTACACTATGGGCGGTTTATGGGTTGATTATAATTTGATGAGTACAATTCCCGGTCTTTATGTAATTGGTGAAGCAAACTTCTCAGATCACGGTGCAAATCGTTTAGGTGCAAGTGCCTTAATGCAAGGATTGGCGGATGGATATTTCATTTTACCATATACAATTGGTGATTACCTTGCTTCACAAAAGTTTATTCCAGTGAAAACAGATCACGAAGAATTTGAAAAAGAAGAAAAAGCTCAAAGAGATTTAATTAAACGATTAATCTCAATTAATGGTAAACGAACAGTCGATGATATTCACAGGGAACTCGGCAAGATTATGTGGGATTATGTTGGAATGTCTCGAAACGAACAGGGATTGAAAAAAGCTATTCAAATGATTAGAGATTTAAGAGAAGAATTCTGGAGAAATGTGAAAGTCCCTGGAAATGATATGGATTTGAATCAAACTCTTGAAAGAGCTGGGCGTGTAGCTGATTTCTTAGAACTTGGTGAATTAATGGCAATAGATGCACTTCATAGAAACGAATCTTGCGGTGGACATTTCAGAGAAGAATATCAAACAGAAGATGGCGAAGCTAAGCGTGATGATGAAAACTTTGCCTATGTTGCTGCATGGGAATTCAAAGATGTTGGTAATTGGGAGCTTCACAAGGAACCACTTGTATTCGAATATGTCAAACCATCCACAAGGAGTTACAAGTAA
- a CDS encoding succinate dehydrogenase cytochrome b subunit, producing MGWFLKTFNYSVGKKLLMALTGFFLILFLFIHLFGNTFLYFGPDYFNGYVHTLNETALVYFIRVIEIILVLGFAFHIWDGLRLWWQNRKARPVKYYIKATDPKSTWTSRNMIYSALIILVFLIIHLRNFWYEFKYGPRTENITDYDIVVKTFQDPVYMILYMVSMVFLFLHLHHGFQSAFQTLGLNHKKYTPFIVWLGRFIALFLSVGFASFPIYFFFFYGGN from the coding sequence ATGGGCTGGTTTTTAAAGACTTTTAATTATTCTGTCGGTAAGAAACTACTGATGGCTCTTACCGGATTTTTTCTGATTCTCTTTCTATTCATTCACCTTTTCGGAAATACTTTTCTTTATTTTGGTCCCGATTATTTCAATGGATATGTCCATACTTTAAATGAAACAGCTCTTGTTTACTTTATCCGTGTAATTGAAATTATTCTTGTACTTGGATTTGCTTTTCATATCTGGGATGGACTCAGACTTTGGTGGCAGAATAGAAAAGCTCGTCCTGTTAAATATTACATTAAAGCTACTGATCCAAAATCCACCTGGACATCCCGGAATATGATTTATTCTGCATTAATCATTCTTGTATTTTTAATTATTCACCTCAGAAACTTCTGGTATGAATTCAAATATGGACCAAGAACAGAGAATATTACAGATTATGATATAGTTGTAAAAACTTTTCAAGATCCGGTTTATATGATTTTGTATATGGTTTCAATGGTTTTTCTGTTTTTACATCTGCATCATGGTTTTCAAAGTGCCTTTCAAACTCTTGGATTAAATCATAAAAAGTATACACCATTTATTGTCTGGCTTGGTAGATTTATTGCTCTGTTTTTGTCAGTCGGATTTGCTTCATTTCCAATTTATTTTTTCTTTTTTTATGGAGGTAATTAA
- a CDS encoding PIN domain-containing protein, translating into MFLIDTNVFLEILSNQSKKENCKTFLNKNINNLNISDFSLHSIGVILFRYDKEDIFERFAGDVISNVRLLSLPKEFYGKIAELKKNEYLDFDDAYQYSIAKIYKLKLVTMDRDFEKIKDVDILFL; encoded by the coding sequence ATGTTTTTAATAGATACTAATGTATTTCTAGAAATTCTATCAAATCAATCTAAAAAAGAAAACTGCAAAACATTTTTAAATAAAAACATCAATAACTTGAATATTTCTGATTTTTCTTTGCACTCAATAGGAGTAATTCTATTCAGATATGACAAAGAGGACATTTTCGAAAGATTCGCTGGAGATGTCATTTCTAATGTAAGGCTTCTTTCGTTGCCAAAAGAATTTTATGGCAAAATTGCAGAACTTAAGAAAAATGAATATTTGGATTTTGATGATGCTTATCAGTACAGTATTGCAAAGATTTATAAGCTGAAATTAGTGACAATGGATAGAGATTTTGAAAAAATAAAAGATGTTGATATTCTATTCCTTTAA
- a CDS encoding DUF2281 domain-containing protein produces the protein MREKELELIIRELPEDLQREVLDYIEFLVNKYKIKDKLEKKFKFDWEGGLAELQEKYSSVELQHKASELR, from the coding sequence ATGAGAGAAAAAGAATTGGAGTTAATCATACGAGAACTCCCCGAAGATCTGCAAAGGGAAGTCTTGGATTACATAGAGTTTCTCGTAAATAAATATAAAATCAAGGATAAATTGGAAAAGAAATTTAAGTTCGACTGGGAAGGAGGTTTAGCTGAATTACAAGAAAAATATTCTTCCGTTGAATTGCAACATAAAGCTTCGGAGTTAAGGTAA